A stretch of Vairimorpha necatrix chromosome 2, complete sequence DNA encodes these proteins:
- a CDS encoding putative SP-containing protein: MFLAAIIFILKIAANNEAFIFIDKKGKDCTIFLGDNLKYEPGYYIFSLLQNISSTEPQFERLIKNPSKVFEPDLPFTFVPFEKDKNFINNFDATFNNIDKNIKKKFLKYKNCYSLTFQYEESKKYAIQLLYCKTGDIVSKFWRSETFKIEECVKSKLLPLSIESSNPRKLNEIKISESWQNHFDRIDLYTVYVLNHKKSQKKLSESNNPVCTQKKGEEPSKTNKPETEKPESSSKTNKPETETPGSSSKTSEPEEVESNSPSITTKLETETPGSSIKTNKPETETPESSSKTSESKEVESGSSSITSSSEKVEPGSSIKTNKPETETPESSSKTSESKEVESGSSSITSSSEKVEPGSSIKTNKPETETPESSSKTSESKEVESGSPSITSKSEKVEVLHEKNENGPNESRSKANNVLIILTCSLICVSIFISWLILSKIRSA, from the coding sequence ATGTTTCTAGCagcaattatttttatattaaaaatagcaGCCAACAACGAagcttttatatttattgataaaaagGGAAAAGACTGCACGATTTTTTTAGGAGATAATCTTAAATATGAACCGGgatattacatttttagtttattacaaaatatatctAGTACAGAACCCCAATTTGAACGTTTGATTAAAAACCCTTCAAAGGTTTTTGAACCTGACCTGCCTTTTACATTTGTTCCTTTTGAAAAAgataagaattttataaataattttgatgCAACTTTTAATAACATAGATAAGaacatcaaaaaaaagtttttaaaatataaaaattgttaTAGTCTTACTTTTCAATATGAAGAATCCAAAAAATATGCCATACAGTtattatattgtaaaactGGAGATATAGTCAGTAAATTTTGGAGATCAGAAACTTTCAAAATAGAAGAGTGTGTCAAATCTAAACTATTGCCTTTAAGCATAGAATCATCAAATCCTCGCAaattaaatgaaattaaaatttcagaAAGTTGGCAAAACCATTTTGATCGTATCGACCTTTATACCGTTTATGTTCTAAATCACAAAAAAagccaaaaaaaattaagtgAGTCAAATAACCCGGTTTGcacacaaaaaaaaggggagGAACCTAGCAAAACAAATAAACCAGAAACAGAAAAACCAGAAAGCTCTAGCAAAACAAATAAACCAGAAACAGAAACCCCCGGAAGCTCTAGCAAAACAAGTGAACCAGAAGAAGTAGAATCAAACAGCCCTAGCATAACAACTAAATTAGAAACAGAAACCCCCGGAAGCTCTatcaaaacaaataaacCAGAAACAGAAACCCCAGAAAGCTCTAGCAAAACAAGTGAATCAAAAGAAGTAGAATCCGGAAGCTCTAGCATAACAAGTAGCTCAGAAAAAGTAGAACCCGGAAGCTCTatcaaaacaaataaacCAGAAACAGAAACCCCAGAAAGCTCTAGCAAAACAAGTGAATCAAAAGAAGTAGAATCCGGAAGCTCTAGCATAACAAGTAGCTCAGAAAAAGTAGAACCCGGAAGCTCTatcaaaacaaataaacCAGAAACAGAAACCCCAGAAAGCTCTAGCAAAACAAGTGAATCAAAAGAAGTAGAATCCGGCAGCCCCAGTATAACAAGTAAATCAGAAAAAGTAGAAGTTTtacatgaaaaaaatgaaaatggCCCCAACGAGAGTCGATCTAAGGCAAATAATGTGTTGATTATATTGACATGTTCTCTTATTTGCGTTTCAATTTTCATCTCATGGCTGATACTAAGTAAAATCAGAAGTGCATAA
- a CDS encoding ubiquitin-protein ligase (UBE3A), protein MPDFFKNSFINSSDYKSLINLIDPLLLNFPYKSQRYDSLSPIFKKCSSLLREIYTKNFSDKFQVSKFDTLDKNLLVSVFKLLQRLYVFINDLSDLHDVSLYLPYALSFDYQVSLEAFKVISLYLNKDKILKKGRILQDNDILLEILLNIKNIKKDVDGDEDALEYFNKNKNHINIPDLYLEAHGILYNEDESFIIRKYCLIVTEQKRQENLKDLQGNLKDLQGNLKDLQEIKNKILKKEGTYINNNNINNNINNIDKLLLHNIYNNIDNELVFLLGEFVLFLLRLNSDLQIIKNILEADDFLSSVLSYDSSSSFQNISIISTISELITPFKYSLTSSVNNPDLDFMYFSSIFKLMKRDPDSLNQYINLENYKDLLNNFEIYHKKKDRLVQKMIFKIMNEIYINHYGEIFEPFEDSKYKEKIISMMNEYTYLSCMTLSKFINYDPLSIPGIFQDEILQIFTSTENKCDELDKNGINNLCINKIEENNTSINKMEKNYCINKIEINNYSINKIEDKIDYYTKNVNLAKLDLLDDLSLNQEVRNKILKEEILHFFLEDILLVQNFKSLSFLRNFKKFLKHHPEFKEETKKFINKAETYTEAYFKFVIYLEFKDIKLDIIKILRNNNTEECYKCVMIYNTHETIINTLLLQNENKNIIDKIDFIYWIFKEYKKDFFNLYFDMMELFKTIINIVEEKISEQGHFIIKEILEIGEKNKKKEYIEYILSKMCDNSQYVDINNVKRSKIKDDKKASKNKEELNNIEDIKNDVIEKQTKLYDDVTTKNKKFMKNIILENVGNWKQFYLEILLEWIFTNNNEDLLMHENELQMHKNNVKKIKQHELHNEETNMHNEETNTHIEEINMHERHCNRIHLHKMPFSVDELSDLFCKIENIDLSLNKSPLKFLDNLLYNSKSPCSDLIIKIYLKYYKPKFLIKYKPVLESPQIFHLLVEDCNYPVFYDDIDKCINIITSTKSYNRSFFLLVIHTLKELTYNMVSLYNMVSLYNNSALYNNTAFYNSTTFYNNSSLYNNSSLFIKFKNIFKFDIKNHKIKLIYILSLIKYYKSQNKDLEDLQEYLNYTLDLSENLKYRILCKCIIIQIFGHSKWEIKKSTNDLVDPKYDFISRNYLVAYHNIRIFKDYVSKENKDLKNYDRSSLLNIIKDKSLENCHILNILTEILFNNPSYIKYINREYILNIFHLYIDEINLNIKISSDDSYNIGMMFIVQCLKCNNKKKMKMIYKIIMNKIKQSKNHKIYNYIIILYRSINKDDNKLVKYYVKNKVVEKILKKLNKQTEKDIILNNKLDTNNDTNGDWNYINSRNKINFIYKFLYNLYTTRYGDLDLDLSMDWIDESRYYETYYSENITPEESSLETYELVEKKKKKKKEKVTYSKIYPAKYLWKKEFQIVEKKLKSKKEKKLFIDKIYKNLPEYNLQEDHDSAIEEDNNNNNSIVEEDNNNNDSIVEEDSIIEDNDTIEEDNNSLDIFNDTIEEDDDTSSSLGDEEGIKPEISPEEIENMSESEVDHFLLSWYTTRKASSSSYLPINKAFLSNLTSYKYKFEEQERRLKDDYFLYAPPYESSSEDTSSEEEMGNIKTNIDLEIYKEFLEKIIREEYTIQKEILEFICIITYNKKVMTTTTETIMNYLEHENTINQDNRDRLSNRDTVSNRDRISDLDTVSDRDKFTNQDNIINQDNLDNLDNIDNEDRISNSIVKACVLILKNMVISSKKHMGDNKDLISKLIKLSNIKEYAEDIIFFLGRIKCKEELDKETLRNLAETRKMDFPSMTNVDFDNFCENNIKGDKIKEFIIEFLNHEEIDIEQVITLTLQYFKQLKSKLNSEYIHNELINKLDKLTDDEKYKNNWKLFAIFDKFINDNIIIDKSIINNYSRKYDEIKKIINDNINDYLDCNDLLVPFLSKFNVLNFKNKKEYFYDNIPEKGDYLYITVKRESILSDSFFQIMNKSPRELRNKTIKVKFSKEEGVDLGGLSKEWYELLIKSLVDPNRGLFIYTSEKKDTVYPYKNSNINPEHLIYYKFLGRLLALLIINEYNIGIHFYKSIYKFIINKKCTLEDLEELDPQYYKSLVWIKDNKIQNLIHLNFTVETDNMGILEINELVPNGKNILVTDENKVKYINLILENKLITSISKQLSAIKEGIFEIIDNINIFNEKEIELLINGVPNINIEDWKNNTEYYGYTKKSKNIIWFWKVVAGLKSEERALLLQFCTGSSRVPYEGFGSLKSTNGDQKFNIHKIKSKRLPSSHTCFNQLDLPEYETYEEMRRHILYAINECKEGFQIL, encoded by the exons ATGccagatttttttaaaaattcttttataaattcctCTGACTACAAATCccttataaatttaatagatCCACTCCTACTAAATTTCCCTTATAAATCCCAGAGATATGATTCTTTATCTCCAATCTTCAAGAAATGTTCTTCTCTTCTCCGAGAAATTTACactaaaaatttctctGATAAATTCCAAGTCTCAAAATTTGATACTCTAGATAAGAATTTACTAGTGAGTGTATTTAAGTTATTACAGAGAttatatgtatttattaatgaTTTATCAGATCTACATGATGTTTCTTTATATCTTCCTTATGCTCTTTCTTTTGATTATCAAGTGAGTCTAGAAGCTTTTAAGGTTATTTctctttatttaaataaagataaaatattaaagaaaggAAGAATATTACAAgataatgatattttattagaaatattgcttaatatcaaaaatattaagaaagATGTAGATGGAGATGAAGATGctttagaatattttaataagaataagaatcatataaatattccagatttatatttagaagCTCATGGTATTTTGTATAATGAAGATGAGtcatttattattagaaaatattgtcTAATAGTTACAGAACAAAAAAgacaagaaaatttaaaagatcttcaaggaaatttaaaagatcttcaaggaaatttaaaagatcttcaagagataaaaaataagatattaaaaaaagaaggaacatatattaataataataatataaataataatattaataatattgataaattattactacataatatatataataatattgataATGAATTAGTTTTCTTATTAGGGGAAtttgttctttttttacttcGTCTTAATTCTGATCTACAAATAATTAAGAATATCTTAGAGGCTGATGACTTCCTCTCTTCTGTTTTATCTTATGACTCATCTTCCTCTTTCCAGAATATCTCTATAATTTCCACTATCTCTGAATTAATTACcccttttaaatattcctTAACTTCTTCTGTAAATAATCCAGACTTAGATTTCATGTATTTCTCTAGTATCTTTAAGTTAATGAAGCGAGACCCTGACTCCttaaatcaatatataaatttagagaattataaagatttattaaataatttcgaaatttatcataagAAAAAAGACAGATTAGTACagaaaatgatatttaagATAATGAATgagatttatataaatcattATGGAGAGATATTTGAACCATTTGAAGAtagtaaatataaagagAAGATTATTAGTATGATGAATGAGTATACATATTTGAGTTGTATGACATTAAGtaagtttataaattatgatCCATTATCAATACCGGGAATATTTCAAGATGagatattacaaatattcACGAGCACAGAAAATAAATGTGATGAACTAGATAAGAATGgcataaataatttatgtataaataaaatagaagaaaataacactagcataaataaaatggaaaaaaattactgcataaataaaatagaaataaataattacagcataaataaaatagaagatAAAATAGATTATTACACTAAGAATGTAAATTTGGCTaaattagatttattagatgatttatctttaaatcAAGAagtaagaaataaaatattaaaagaagaaatattaCATTTCTTCTTAGAAGACATTTTACTTGTACAAAATTTCAAGTCTTTGTCTTTCTTAAGGAATTTCAAGAAATTCTTAAAACATCATCCAGaatttaaagaagaaactaagaaatttataaataaagcaGAAACTTACACAGAAGcatatttcaaatttgtaatatatttagaatttaaagatataaaactagacataataaaaatattaagaaataataatacaGAAGAATGTTATAAATGTGTAATGATTTATAATACACAtgaaacaataataaatactctattattacaaaatgaaaacaaaaacattatAGATAAAATAGATTTCATATATTggatatttaaagaatataaaaaagacttctttaatttatattttgatatgatggaattatttaaaacaataataaatatagtagaagaaaaaattagtgAACAAGgacattttataataaaagagaTATTAGAAATAGGAGAAAAGAATAAGAAAAAGGAATATATAGAATATATATTGAGTAAGATGTGTGATAATAGTCAATATGTGGATATAAATAATGTAAAGAGAAGTAAAATCAAAGATGATAAGAAAGCAAGTAAAAATAAGGAggaattaaataatattgaagatattaaaaatgacgtcatagaaaaacaaacaaagttATATGATGACGTCACTActaaaaacaagaaatttatgaaaaatataattctgGAAAATGTGGGAAATTGGAAGCAGTTTTATCTTGAGATATTACTAGAGTGgatatttacaaataacaATGAAGATTTACTCATGCATGAAAATGAATTACAAatgcataaaaataatgttaaaaaaataaaacagcATGAATTGCATAATGAAGAAACTAATATGCATAATGAAGAAACTAATACGCatatagaagaaattaatatgCATGAAAGACACTGTAATAGAATACATTTACATAAGATGCCTTTTAGTGTCGATGAATTATCAGATTTATTCTGTAAAATTGAGAATATTGATCTCTCCCTTAATAA ATCTCCTCTAAAGTTCCTTGATaatcttctttataattcCAAGTCTCCTTGTTCAGATTTGATTATTAAGATTTatcttaaatattataagcCCAAgtttcttataaaatataagcCTGTTTTAGAGTCTCCTCAAATATTTCATCTACTAGTAGAAGATTGTAATTATCCAGTCTTTTATGATGACATAGACAAGtgtattaatattattactaGTACTAAATCTTATAATAGATCTTTCTTCTTATTAGTAATTCATACTCTTAAAGAACTAACATATAATATGGTATCCTTATATAATATGGTATccttatataataattccgcattatataataatacagcattttataatagtaccacattttataataattcatcattatataataattcatcattatttatcaagtttaaaaatatatttaaattcgatattaaaaatcataagaTTAAGTTGATTTACATTTTGTcacttataaaatattataagtctcagaataaagatttagaagatttacaagaatatttaaattatacttTAGATTTATCagagaatttaaaatacagAATATTATGTAAATGTATTATTATTCAGATATTTGGACACAGTAAATGggaaataaagaaaagtaCTAATGATTTGGTAGATCCCAAATATGATTTCATAAGTAGAAATTATCTAGTAGCTTATCAtaatataagaatatttaaagattatgtcagtaaagaaaacaaagatCTTAAGAATTATGACAGATCTTCTTtactaaatattataaaagacaAAAGTCTTGAGAATTGTCATATCTTAAATATCTTAACAGAGATCTTGTTTAATAATCCatcttatataaaatatataaacagAGAATATATTCTGAATATATTTCATCTTTATATTGATGAGATAAATCtgaatattaaaatatcatctGATGACTCATATAATATTGGGATGATGTTTATAGTCCAGTGTCtaaaatgtaataataaaaagaagatgaagatgatttataaaataataatgaataaaataaaacagagtaaaaatcataagatatataattatataataatattatatagaagtataaataaagatgataataaattagTGAAATATTATGTGAAGAATAAAGTAGttgagaaaatattaaagaaactTAATAAGCAAACTGAAAAAGacataatattaaataataaattagatACTAATAATGACACTAATGGAGACTggaattatataaatagtagaaataagattaattttatatacaaattCTTATACAATTTGTACACTACAAGATACGGAGACTTAGATCTCGACTTATCAATGGACTGGATAGACGAGTCAAGATATTATGAAACATATTATTCAGAGAATATTACCCCAGAAGAATCATCACTAGAGACTTATGAACTAGTAGagaaaaagaagaagaagaagaaagagAAAGTGActtatagtaaaatataCCCGGCGAAATATTTATGGAAGAAGGAATTCCAGATAGTAGAGAAGAAACTAAAGagtaaaaaagaaaagaaattatttatagataaaatatataagaatCTACCCGAATATAATCTACAAGAAGATCACGACAGTGCAATAGAAGAAgacaataataataataatagtaTAGTAGAAGAAgacaataataataatgatAGTATAGTAGAAGAAGATAGTATAATAGAAGACAATGATACAATAGAAGAAGATAATAATTCATTAGATATATTCAATGATACAATAGAAGAAGATGATGACACATCTTCAAGTTTGGGGGACGAGGAAGGAATAAAACCAGAAATATCCCCTGAAGAAATAGAAAACATGTCTGAGTCAGAAGTAGACCACTTCCTTCTTTCCTGGTACACTACAAGAAAGGCCTCATCTTCTTCTTATCTCCCTATAAACAAGGCATTCCTCTCAAATTTGACAtcttacaaatataaattcgAGGAACAAGAGAGGAGACTCAAAGACGACTACTTCTTATACGCCCCGCCCTATGAGTCATCTTCAGAGGACACGTCATCAGAAGAAGAAATGGGAAATATAAAGACTAATAtagatttagaaatatataaagagTTCTtagagaaaataataagagaAGAATATACTATACagaaagaaatattagaatttatatgtataataacatataataagaaaGTAATGACAACTACCACTGAGACCATAATGAACTATCTTGAACATGAAAATACCATAAATCAAGATAATCGAGATAGATTATCTAATCGAGATACAGTATCTAATCGAGATAGAATATCTGATCTAGATACAGTATCTGATCGAGATAAGTTTACAAATCAAgacaatataataaatcaaGATAATTTAGATAATCTAGATAATATAGATAATGAAGATAGAATATCGAATTCCATTGTAAAGGCATGTGTCTTgatattaaagaatatgGTAATATCTTCAAAGAAACACATGGGAgataataaagatttaataagcaaattaataaaactctcaaatataaaagaatacgCTGAAGATATTATCTTCTTCCTGGGTAgaataaaatgtaaagaAGAATTAGACAAAGAAACACTGAGAAATTTAGCAGAGACAAGGAAAATGGATTTCCCGTCTATGACGAATGTAGACTTTGATAATTTCTGcgaaaataatatcaaagGGGATAAAATCAAGGAATTTATAATAGAATTTCTAAATCATGAAGAAATTGATATTGAACAAGTCATAACCTTAACTTTACAATATTTCAAACAACTTAAATCTAAATTAAATAGTGAATATATTCATAATGAACTAATTAACAAATTAGATAAATTGACAGATGATGagaaatacaaaaataattggaAATTATTCGcaatatttgataaatttataaatgacAATATCATTATAGATAAAtctattattaataattatagtaGAAAATACGATGAAATTAAGAAGATAATTaatgataatattaatGATTATTTAGATTGTAATGATCTACTAGTCCCTTTCTTGTCGaaatttaatgttttaaatttcaaaaataagaagGAATATTTCTATGATAATATCCCGGAGAAAGGGGACTATTTATACATTACAGTAAAAAGAGAGTCAATCTTGTCTGACTCATTTTTCCAGATTATGAATAAATCCCCCAGAgaattaagaaataaaacaataaaagtaaaattcaGTAAAGAAGAAGGAGTCGACTTAGGAGGTCTCTCTAAAGAATGGTACGAGttactaataaaaagtCTAGTAGACCCAAACAGGGGCCTTTTCATTTATACCTCAGAGAAGAAAGATACAGTGTATCCTTATAAGAATAGTAATATAAATCCAgaacatttaatttattataaatttctagGGCGATTACTCGCCctattaattattaatgaatataatataggaatacatttttataaatcaatCTACAAATTCATAATCAACAAGAAATGTACTCTAGAAGATTTAGAAGAATTAGATCcacaatattataaatctctAGTATGGATAAAAGATAACAAgatacaaaatttaatacatttaaatttcaCAGTAGAAACAGATAATATGggaatattagaaataaatgaaCTAGTCCCAAATGGTAAGAACATTTTAGTAACAGATGAgaataaagtaaaatatataaatctaatattagaaaataaactaATAACTAGTATTAGTAAACAACTTAGTGCTATAAAAGAAGGAATATTTGAGATAAtagataatataaatatatttaatgagaaagaaatagaattattaataaacgGGGTaccaaatataaatatagaaGATTGGAAGAATAATACAGAATATTATGGATATACTAAGAAGTCTAAGAATATTATATGGTTCTGGAAAGTGGTAGCGGGACTTAAATCGGAAGAAAGGGCATTATTATTACAATTTTGTACGGGATCATCAAGAGTACCTTATGAAGGATTTGGAAGTTTAAAAAGTACGAATGGAGATCAGAAGTTtaatattcataaaataaaaagtaaaagaTTGCCGAGTTCACATACTTGTTTTAATCAACTGGATTTGCCTGAATATGAAACTTATGAAGAAATGAGGAGACATATTTTGTATGCTATAAATGAGTGTAAAGAAGGATTTCAAATActctaa
- a CDS encoding DNA-directed RNA polymerase II subunit RPB3 (RPB3) codes for MKILIEESNDQFIKFILQDTFISYANALRRILISEVPTVAIDLVEIEINNTSLPDEVISHRLGLIPLYLKKDLLYKSECTCLNSCDNCSINISLNISNNTDTPIVVTCKDLKSSDPVSIKPQPVICKLGTRQNIKVNCKAFKGQGKTHSKWSPVSVISYEYDSGNRSRSTMYWREKDYDNEEKEEDANLIDEINEVKMCVEVVEGFGRPIEILRKGLEIMKKKFETLRGDLIN; via the coding sequence atgaaaattctTATTGAAGAATCAAATGACCAATTCATCAAGTTCATTTTACAAGACACTTTCATTTCTTACGCTAACGCTCTCAGGCGCATTTTAATCTCTGAAGTCCCAACTGTAGCCATAGACTTAGTAGAAATAGAAATCAACAACACATCTCTCCCAGACGAGGTCATAAGCCACAGACTAGGCTTAATTCCTCTTTATCTCAAGAAAGATCTTCTCTACAAATCAGAATGTACTTGTCTAAACTCATGTGATAACTGTAGTATCAATATATCCCTAAATATATCAAACAACACTGACACTCCTATTGTAGTAACTTGTAAAGATTTGAAGAGTTCTGATCCTGTTTCTATAAAACCCCAACCtgttatttgtaaattagGCACAcgacaaaatataaaagtaaattGTAAAGCATTTAAAGGTCAAGGAAAAACTCATTCTAAATGGAGTCCCGTGTCAGTAATAAGTTATGAATATGATAGTGGGAATAGAAGTAGAAGTACAATGTATTGGAGAGAGAAAGATTATGATaatgaagaaaaagaagaagatgCTAATTTAATAGACGAGATAAATGAAGTAAAAATGTGTGTGGAAGTGGTAGAAGGATTTGGGAGGCCGATAGAAATATTGAGAAAAGGATTGGAGATaatgaagaagaaatttgagACATTAAGAGgagatttaataaattaa
- a CDS encoding ribosomal protein eL36, with protein sequence MRRGLKKTQVHHQVTKIDIPKIMPKYKKNSKRIEEKKFARSLVREISGYAPYESKAISILKLKDIARATIFLKRRLGSNKRTQKKIKELQIAASE encoded by the coding sequence ATGAGAAGAGGCTTGAAAAAAACACAAGTTCATCATCAAGTGACAAAAATCGACATCCCGAAAATTATGCCAAAATATAAGAAGAATAGTAAAAGAATAGAAGAGAAGAAATTTGCAAGAAGTTTAGTAAGGGAAATTAGTGGATATGCACCATATGAGAGTAAAGCTATTAGTATTTTGAAATTGAAAGATATTGCCAGGGCGACAATATTCCTTAAGAGAAGATTGGGATCAAATAAGAGAACTCAAAAGAAGATCAAAGAGCTACAAATTGCAGCATCtgaataa
- a CDS encoding zinc finger C2H2 domain-containing protein: MDSEDQSSLDTNKNKLPPQGYTCKWEGCSEQNIDDLFTHLKICHLNLQTEYKCMWTGCQKYNEANVSKGGVYSHCRTHIPNLTKKESTEKTWTCQICKMEFTSMSIYYRHKKKHSILEKKEENDILRISALSRLLEAHKKDTEELRRNIYEKNMNIKFLNGEILEIIKKYVKGTNIYDGNNTWEQ; this comes from the coding sequence ATGGACTCTGAAGACCAGTCAAGTTTAGacacaaataaaaataaacttccTCCCCAAGGATACACTTGTAAATGGGAAGGTTGCTCTGAACAGAATATTGATGACTTATTTACACATCTCAAAATATGTCATCTAAATCTCCAAACTGAGTACAAGTGCATGTGGACAGGATGCCAGAAATATAACGAAGCAAATGTGTCTAAAGGTGGAGTTTATTCTCATTGCAGAACTCATATACCAAATTTAACAAAGAAAGAATCAACAGAGAAAACATGGACATGtcaaatttgtaaaatggAATTTACAAGTATGAGCATTTATTACAGGCATAAAAAGAAACACAGCATTTTAgagaaaaaagaagaaaatgatATCTTGAGAATTAGTGCCTTAAGTAGACTTTTAGAAGCgcataaaaaagatacagAAGAATtaagaagaaatatttatgagaagaatatgaatattaaatttctaaatgGGGAAATATtggaaataataaagaaatatgtCAAAGGGACGAATATTTATGATGGGAATAATACATGGGAACAATAA
- a CDS encoding hemolysin III-like putative integral membrane protein, with translation MNLVKIELLKNKDKFLNLLRKKDYKKLLDKMTRICLPFCKPPNKCDRTIFTPYKTEYIKNKEILVRGYVNYSEISISINNKLPRKYFAASKPKEGNIQGFRDLIKYSDIVISCIKDINYHKCPKKSTPYKKEEEIIFYDEEYEDCRILRYENWRDHDIPDEKEFIIFYEYYKNLNKTRPLVHCLAGVGRTGFFIMYDILHGEMYSVEEFIEIFIELRAQRNGLVYSEKQLRFLAETFIKQS, from the coding sequence ATgaatttagtaaaaatcgaactactaaaaaataaggaTAAGTTCTTAAACTTACTAAGAAAGAAAGACTACAAGAAATTACTCGACAAAATGACAAGAATATGCTTGCCATTCTGTAAGCCCCCAAATAAATGTGATAGAACAATCTTCACTCCATACAAAACagaatatatcaaaaacaaGGAGATCTTAGTCCGTGGATATGTAAATTACTCTGAAATATCTATaagtataaataataaattgcctagaaaatatttcgCAGCTTCCAAACCAAAAGAAGGAAACATACAAGGATTTAGAGATctgataaaatattctgATATTGTAATCTCCTgtataaaagatataaattatcataaatGTCCTAAAAAGAGCACACCatacaaaaaagaagaagaaataatattctACGACGAGGAATATGAAGACTGTAGAATCTTGAGATATGAGAACTGGAGAGATCATGACATACCAGACGAAAAGGAATTCATAATATTCTacgaatattataaaaatctgaATAAAACACGGCCACTTGTGCACTGTCTAGCGGGAGTGGGGAGGACGGGCTTCTTTATAATGTACGACATTTTACACGGGGAAATGTACAGTGTAGAGGAATTTATAgagatatttatagaacTGAGGGCACAGAGAAACGGACTAGTGTACTCAGAAAAACAACTCAGATTTCTAGCGGAGACATTTATTAAGCAGTCATGA